The following coding sequences are from one Streptomyces sp. NBC_00536 window:
- a CDS encoding GNAT family N-acetyltransferase: MNEDSQYVIRGIRADEWEKVKELRLAALADPVAPVAFLENPVEAAAQPDEFWQGRAEGGAKGNPVRQFVAEAADGRWVGSVTVLLESAGARGIFDEVIPVEQGHLVGVFVRPEQRGTGLTEALFQAALDWAWGLEEPVLERVRLFVHEENARAQAFYRRFGFAASGTVVPMPGDSGAKEFEYLISRP, from the coding sequence ATGAACGAGGACAGCCAGTACGTGATACGTGGGATCAGGGCCGACGAGTGGGAGAAGGTCAAGGAGCTGCGGCTGGCCGCGCTCGCCGATCCGGTGGCGCCGGTGGCCTTCCTGGAGAACCCGGTGGAGGCCGCGGCTCAGCCGGATGAGTTCTGGCAGGGCAGGGCCGAGGGCGGGGCCAAGGGGAACCCGGTCCGGCAGTTCGTGGCCGAGGCGGCCGACGGGCGTTGGGTCGGGTCCGTGACGGTGCTCCTGGAGAGCGCCGGGGCGCGCGGGATCTTCGATGAGGTGATCCCGGTCGAGCAGGGGCACCTCGTGGGGGTGTTCGTACGGCCCGAGCAGCGGGGGACCGGGCTCACGGAGGCGCTGTTCCAGGCCGCGCTGGACTGGGCCTGGGGGCTGGAGGAGCCGGTGCTGGAGCGCGTACGGCTCTTCGTGCACGAGGAGAACGCGCGGGCCCAGGCCTTCTACCGGCGGTTCGGGTTCGCGGCGAGCGGGACCGTGGTGCCGATGCCCGGGGATTCCGGAGCGAAGGAGTTCGAGTATCTGATCTCCCGTCCCTGA